GGAGACCACATGGTTGTTGGTGAGGATGTAGCCGTCGTCGCTGATGATGAAGCCGGAGCCGAGGCTCTTTTGCTTGAACGCCTGGCGCGGCTGATCGAAGAAACGCTCGAAGTATTCCTGGAAAGGATCCCCCCCCGGATGCTGCATCTTCTTCGGGCCCACAGTCTTCGAGGTACTGATGTTCACGACGGTCGGCTTCAGCTTCTTTGCCAGCGCGACGAAATCGGGGAGGGGGGCACTCGAGGCGTAGGCGCCCCCGGTGCAGGCAAAGAGCAGGATCTGGGTGAAGACGAGGTGGATAAGGGTGCTAAGTGGCCGTTTCCGCATGGTACCTCCTGGAAAGCTCTCTTTGATAAAAAACGGGCGCCACGGGCGCTCTCGCAAAGCGGCTCTTGGACAATACGATCGTAGCCGTAAAGGCAGGAAGGGGCGGGTGTGCCCCAGCAAACGAGACAGAAAGTAATCATGCGGCCACTCTTTGTCAACACCCTTCTAAAGGGGAGCGCAAGGGGGCGGGGCGCCCCAAAAACAGCAGCGGACGATATCCCTGGCTGTAGTCGCGCCAAAGAATCGTCCGCTGTCTGTTTCATCGCCAGCGCCCGGGGTGCGGGAGCCGGCTATATGTGAGGGAGGGGAGGAACTATTCCTCTTCCTTGAGGATGTACCCTACGCCGCGCACGGTGTGGATGAGCTTCTTGTCTGCGTCGCGGTCGATCTTCTTCCTGAGGTAGTTCACGTACACGTCGATGATGTTCGTAAAGCTGTCGAAGGTGTAGTCCCAGACATGCTCCGCGATCATCGTCCTCGTGAGCACCTGGTGCGGGTTGCGCATGAAGTACTCGAGGAGCCCGTACTCCTTCGCGGTAAGATCGATCTCCTTCTCCTTGCGCCACACCTTGTGGGTGACCGGGTCGAGCCTGAGGTCGGCGAAGCGGATCTCCGCGCCCCTGTCGAGCTCGCTTCTGCGCATCAGCGCTCTCACCCTGGCCAGAAGCTCGGCGAAGGCAAACGGCTTGGTGAGATAGTCGTCAGAACCGGAATCGAGTCCTGCTACGATATCTTCAACAGAGTCCTTGGCAGTAAGCATGAGGATCGGGGTGGTATTCTTCTTCTCCCTCAGCTCCTTCAAAACGCTCAATCCATCCTTCTTAGGCAGCATCCAGTCGAGCACGATCAGCTCGAACGGCTTTTCCAGCGCGAGCTTGAGCCCCTCTTCGCCGTCGGCAGCAGTATGAACCTCGTACTGCTCCTCTTCGAGGCCGCGCTTGATAAAGCTCGCCACCTTTTTTTCATCTTCAACTACCAGGATTCTCATGTCCATTTCCTCTCTCTGTACTTGTGTAATAGGTAAGCTAGTCGTGCCGTATTTCGCCGTGGAGCCTGCTCAGTATCTCGGCTGCAGACTCCTCCACAGACTTGTTCGTCACATCGATTACCAGCCACTCGGGATGCGACCGGAAAAATCTGCGGCAGAAGGAAAGCTCGTCCTCCACCTGTTTGTAATCTGCATAGCTCCCCCGCGGGCTCTGCCGGAGGTTTCTGAGGCGTGCACTGCGTATGTCCACCAGCCGCTGGGGCTCGATGATGAGTCCGACGACCCGGTTCTGTTCGACCTGGGTGAGTTCCTTCGGTGGCTCGATTCCCTGGACCAGCGGTACATTGGCGACCTTGTACCCCTTGTGGGCGAGGTACATCGATAGCGGCGTCTTCGAGGTCCGGGACACCCCTACCAGCACGATGTCGGCCTTGTGCAGGTTGCGCGGCTCCTGGCCGTCGTCCTGCTTCACGGTGAAGTCCACCGCCTCCATCCTGCGGTAGTACTCCGAGTTCATCTGGTACTGCAGCCCCGGCAACTTCTGCGGCGGCATGTGGAGAAACTCCGCCAGCTTGAAAAGGAGGGGGGTGATGAGATCGACAGCCTCGAGCTCGCGCGCCTCCGTCTCGTTCCTGACCAGCTGCGCGAGTTCGGTATTTACAAGGGTGTAAAAGATGATCCCCGGCTCGCGGCTTACCTCGTCGAGCGCCCGGACGATGTCGTCCCGGGTGCGGATCTGTCCCACCCTGTGCAGCTTGACGTCCACATCCTTGAACTGGGTCAGCGCCGCCCGCGCCACCCGCTCAACAGTTTCACCCGTTGCGTCAGAAAGCAGATAGACGTGCTTCATGGCATCTATCACCAAAAAATCCTCTTATATGGGGGAGTTACACCCCCGACCGCGCAACTCATTAGATATATACCATTTTTTTTAGTATTACGCAAAAACTAAATTAATGGGAAAAGCCTCCGGAAACGGACCTTGTCATTAAAATCCTCGTTTTAATTATAATTAGGCCCCTTCTTTTTTCACTTGTCAAGGTTTTGATTGCCTTGGAGCCCGCTATTCTGCTAGGTTACCTGAAAAAAGTTGGCAAGGAGCACCCCAAAAGATGACTACGGACTGGGCGGAGATCGCCTGTGAAGTACCGGCCGCCATGGTGGACAGTTTGGCGGCCTTTCTCGTGGAGCTGACCGGAAACGGCGTGAGCATAGAGAATCTCCATTTGGACACCTTTTCCCTCGACTCCCTCGAGGACTCCCCGGTGAAGCAGGTGAAGGGATACCTGCCGCTGGACCCCGCACTCGAGGAGACGCGCAGCAAGGTGGAGCGGTTCCTCGTTGAGCACGGCCCCTCTTTCGACGGCTTCGTGTACGTCCCCCCCGTGGTATCCACGATCCGCAACGAGGACTGGGCCAACAACTGGAAGGCCTACTTCAAACCGGTGCGCATCGGGGAGAGAATGGTCATCAAGCCGACGTGGGAGGAATACCAGGAGGCCGAGGGGGACCTGATGATCCAGATCGACCCGGGGATGGCCTTCGGCACGGGGGCCCACCCCACCACCCGGATGTGCCTCGAGTCGCTGGAGCGGATCTGGCTTCAGCACGGGAACGGCACCCTCCCGGAGCCGGCCCTCGACGTCGGCACCGGCTCGGGGGTTCTGAGCATCGCCGCGGCGCTCATGGGCGCGCAGAGGATCGTGGCGGTGGACATCGACCCGGAGGCGGTGCGGGTGACGGAGGAGAATCTCGCCATCAACGGCGTCGCGGACAGGGTCGCAGCGTCCACCACCGACCTCGCGGAGTTGAAGGAGGAGTTTGGCGTCGTCCTCGCGAACATCCTCGCAGAAGAGCTGGTGCGCCTCTCCGCCCAGCTCATCGCAGTCGTGCGGCCGGGGGGGTGGCTGATACTCTCGGGGATCCTGACGGAGAAGGCAGCGATGGTAAGCGCCGCGTTCTCCACCCTTACCGCCGTGGAGGCACCGACAGAGGCGGAATGGAGCTGCCTCACCTTCCGCAAGGAAGAAAGAGGGTAGCGATGCGTTCCTTCTTTCTCGGCCCCAACACCATCGAAGGGGAAAGGGCGCATGTCAGCGGAGAGCTCTTCAAGCACATGGTGCGCGTGCTGCGCCTGAAGGAGGGGGCGGAAGTCGCCCTTACCGACGACGCCGGCAGGCGCCATCTCGGCACCATCGAGGCGGTGGAGGCCAAAAGCCTCACCGTGCGCATAACGGAGAGCGATGCCGGGGAGGAGGAATTGGCTCCCCGCATCACCCTCTACCAGGGGCTTCCGAAGGGGGAGAAGCTCGACATGGTGCTGCAGAAGGCGACGGAGCTCGGAGTCGCCGAGGTAGTGGCGTTTGCCGCTGCCCGCTCTGTCGTCAAGCTGAAGGAAGGGCGCGAGGCGGGGCGCCTGGACCGCTGCGAGAAGATCGTGCAGGAGGCGGCCCGGCAGTGCGGAAGGAGATCTGTCCCTGCCGTCCTTCTCGGCGGGAAGTTGGAGGCCGTGTTGCGGGGGTCGGAGCACTCTGTTAAGCTGTTGCTCTGGGAAGGGGAGGAGGTCACCGGGCTTAGGCAGGCACTTTCAGCGACTGCCGCTCCGGAGAGCGTGGCGGTCGTGGTTGGCCCCGAAGGGGGGCTCACCCCCGAGGAAGTAGAGGCAGCGCGCCGCTGCGGCTTCATCCCCGTCTCCCTCGGCAGACGCATCCTGCGCACGGAGACTGCCGGTCTCGCCGTCATCGCCATACTGCAGTTCCAGTGGGGGGATTTAGGGTAACAGTACAACAGGAGCCAGAGCTATGAAATGCCCCAAGTGCGGTTTCAACAGCTTCGAGTTCCACGACACCTGCAGGAAATGCGGCAAGGACCTGGCCGCCTTCAAGGCGAGCTTCAACATCCGCGCCCTGGTCCACCCACCCGCGAAAGAGGAGCAGCAAACGGGAGCAGCACCGGATGATGCGGAAGTCCCCGGCAACCTTCCCTTTGCGGCTCCCCCGCCGACATCGGCTGCAGATCCCCTCCCCGCCATGGCAGCCGGCGCCGCCGACTTTTCCCCCGACGACTTCGCCTTTGACAGCACGCCGCTCGAGCCCCCTCCGGCGGCAACGATGCCCCCCGAGCCTCCTTTGCGGGTAGCGCCTCCGGCAGAGCCTCCCCCGGCGAACGTCGTCATCGCCACCGCCGAACCGGCCCCCTTCGACCTTCCGGCAACAGAAGCAATTTCCCCCGATGCCGTGACGGCGGCAAAGCCGTCTCGGCAAAAAGTAGCGTCTGCCGTTGAGCATCCCGCTCCGAAGCAGGCACCACCGGCAGCACCCCCGCCAGGTGCAACCGCACTGCAAGAAGGGATGAAGGGGGAATTCACCCTCGACGACTTCATCCACTTCTCCGAATTGAACAGCACGGGGAAAAGCGGGGGGAGTACATCTTCCTTCGGGAAGGGTGGCTTCGAGCTTGAGGACCTCTTCCCACCGGACGAGCCGAAGCCGGCGGAGGAAAATCCGTCGCCGCAAGCGCTCCCTCAGCACGAAGAGGAAAAGGGTGAGAAGGTAAAGGGACTCGACTGGCTGGAATAGGTTTGGAGCAACCGGCGAAAAAAAAGGCGGAGCCCCCTTTCGGGAGCCCCGCCTTTTTTTCATCTTGATGAAGATTCTATAGGCTCAGCGTCGAGAGCTCTTCGCCGAATGCCTCCGTCTGCCAGCGCTTCAGCAAAGAGCCAGGCTCGGATCCTTCCTCCGCGAGCGCCTCCAGGAGGGTGTTGTTCGCCACCAGCCCGACCCCGAGCCCAAGCTCGGCCGCCTTTGCCTCGCGCCACGCCTTCAGCTTCTTCACCCGGTCCTCCTGAAGCCTGTCGAGCACCGGCCGCTTCGCCGCAGGGATCTGCGGGAGCTTCTGCTGCGGCACCGCGAGCCCCGCCGCGACCGACTGCAGAATCCCGCGCCCGAGCCTCTCGATGAGCTTGGAGGAGAGGCCGTTCACCGCCACCAGCTCGAAGTTGCTGCGCGGCTGCTTCTCCGCCAGCTCGCGCAGGGCGTCGTTCCCGAGGATCCTGAAAGGAGGGACATCCGCAGCCTTCGCCCGCTCGTCTCTGAAGCGCAAAAGCTCCTCCAGTACCGCGAGCTCGCGCGGCTTCATGCGCGAGGCACCCTTGAAGCGGGTGAAGAGGGGCTCCCCTTCCCGCGAGGCGGAGCGCACCTTCGCCACCAGCTCGGACTCCTCCTCCACCCAGGCGAGACGCCCTTTCACCCTCAGCTCCGACTCCAGCTGCTCGTACAGCTTGATGAGGAGCGAGGTGTCCTTCATGGCGTACTCGATCATCTCCGGCGAGAAGGGGCGCTTGCTCCAGTCCGCCTTCTGGTAGCGCTTGTCCAGCTCGACCCCGAAACGCTTCTTCAGCTGCGCGGCTAGGCCGAACTCGCTCTCCCCCAGGAACTGGCTGGCGATCATGGTGTCGAAAAGGTTCACCACCGTGATGCCGAAATCCCGGTACAGGGAGCGCATGTCGTAGTCAGCACCGTGGAAGATCTTCCTGACGTTCGGGTCGGCGAAGATCGGAGCGAGCACCTTCACGTCGATTGGCGCCAGGGGATCGATGAGCTGGGTTTCCTGCCGGGTGGACACCTGGATCAGGCAGACTTTCTCCGTGTAGTGATGCAAAGAGTCCGCTTCCAGATCAAAGGCGAGGAGCGTTTCCTTGGAAAGCCGCTCGACGAGGAGGTCGAGCGTATGTTGGTCGGTGACCAGGTTTGTCGTCGCGGGGTTGCCCGCATCCTTTTTCTTCAGCAAAAGTTCCCACCGTTCCGCATTTACATGCTGTCGATTGTTTAGAGAGAGAAGAGTTTCTCTTCGTTCCCTGCATTAGTCAGATTAACAGCTTAGAATAATACAGCCTTGCACCGCGCAGTGCAAGAAGGAGTATAGCCCGAACGACCAGAAAACATTGTACATTTTCGCGCGAAGGGGCGCAACACGGGGGAGCGCCCCCCTTCAGACGTGGGTCAGGCGACGATCTGCGCTATCGTCTCGACCGTTTTTGCCATCTCCTCGGCGGTCCCGATGGAGATGCGCACCCCGTGGCGCAGCAGGGGGTCGGTGAAGTGGCGCAC
The DNA window shown above is from Geomonas sp. RF6 and carries:
- a CDS encoding 16S rRNA (uracil(1498)-N(3))-methyltransferase, whose translation is MRSFFLGPNTIEGERAHVSGELFKHMVRVLRLKEGAEVALTDDAGRRHLGTIEAVEAKSLTVRITESDAGEEELAPRITLYQGLPKGEKLDMVLQKATELGVAEVVAFAAARSVVKLKEGREAGRLDRCEKIVQEAARQCGRRSVPAVLLGGKLEAVLRGSEHSVKLLLWEGEEVTGLRQALSATAAPESVAVVVGPEGGLTPEEVEAARRCGFIPVSLGRRILRTETAGLAVIAILQFQWGDLG
- a CDS encoding ribonuclease D; protein product: MLKKKDAGNPATTNLVTDQHTLDLLVERLSKETLLAFDLEADSLHHYTEKVCLIQVSTRQETQLIDPLAPIDVKVLAPIFADPNVRKIFHGADYDMRSLYRDFGITVVNLFDTMIASQFLGESEFGLAAQLKKRFGVELDKRYQKADWSKRPFSPEMIEYAMKDTSLLIKLYEQLESELRVKGRLAWVEEESELVAKVRSASREGEPLFTRFKGASRMKPRELAVLEELLRFRDERAKAADVPPFRILGNDALRELAEKQPRSNFELVAVNGLSSKLIERLGRGILQSVAAGLAVPQQKLPQIPAAKRPVLDRLQEDRVKKLKAWREAKAAELGLGVGLVANNTLLEALAEEGSEPGSLLKRWQTEAFGEELSTLSL
- the prmA gene encoding 50S ribosomal protein L11 methyltransferase, which produces MTTDWAEIACEVPAAMVDSLAAFLVELTGNGVSIENLHLDTFSLDSLEDSPVKQVKGYLPLDPALEETRSKVERFLVEHGPSFDGFVYVPPVVSTIRNEDWANNWKAYFKPVRIGERMVIKPTWEEYQEAEGDLMIQIDPGMAFGTGAHPTTRMCLESLERIWLQHGNGTLPEPALDVGTGSGVLSIAAALMGAQRIVAVDIDPEAVRVTEENLAINGVADRVAASTTDLAELKEEFGVVLANILAEELVRLSAQLIAVVRPGGWLILSGILTEKAAMVSAAFSTLTAVEAPTEAEWSCLTFRKEERG
- a CDS encoding pyruvate, water dikinase regulatory protein; protein product: MKHVYLLSDATGETVERVARAALTQFKDVDVKLHRVGQIRTRDDIVRALDEVSREPGIIFYTLVNTELAQLVRNETEARELEAVDLITPLLFKLAEFLHMPPQKLPGLQYQMNSEYYRRMEAVDFTVKQDDGQEPRNLHKADIVLVGVSRTSKTPLSMYLAHKGYKVANVPLVQGIEPPKELTQVEQNRVVGLIIEPQRLVDIRSARLRNLRQSPRGSYADYKQVEDELSFCRRFFRSHPEWLVIDVTNKSVEESAAEILSRLHGEIRHD
- a CDS encoding response regulator transcription factor; the encoded protein is MRILVVEDEKKVASFIKRGLEEEQYEVHTAADGEEGLKLALEKPFELIVLDWMLPKKDGLSVLKELREKKNTTPILMLTAKDSVEDIVAGLDSGSDDYLTKPFAFAELLARVRALMRRSELDRGAEIRFADLRLDPVTHKVWRKEKEIDLTAKEYGLLEYFMRNPHQVLTRTMIAEHVWDYTFDSFTNIIDVYVNYLRKKIDRDADKKLIHTVRGVGYILKEEE